A region from the Devosia lucknowensis genome encodes:
- a CDS encoding LLM class flavin-dependent oxidoreductase, which translates to MSETNRKIRLGAFIMATGHHVAAWRHPQAEADAGHNIDHYRGLAQTAERGLFDLVFVADSPAGWDGDKEPEIRSRVSHSAHFEPVTLWSALSQVTDRIGFVATASTTYEDPYLLARKFASLDHISKGRAAWNVVTTAADVSKNFSIAGHPAHANRYERAEEVVDLVLDLWDSYEDDALVIDKESGVFLDPAKVHQVNHHGQFFDVAGPLNVARSPQGRPVVVQAGASEAGRNLAARTAEVIFTANQTLAAGQEFYADLKGRLAKYGRRPDQLLIMPGIFPVLGGTEVEAQENYEFIQSLVHPSIAWAILKQYYVGVDLSGYSLDDVAPPLPGDTELNKSRLKLVSDLASTGLTLRQLYLSLATARGHRTVVGTPEQIADAIEVWFNNGAADGFNIMPPILPTGLTDFVDQVVPILQRRGLFRTEYEGSTLRQNLGLERPVNRFLARDTQQQRSA; encoded by the coding sequence ATGAGCGAAACGAACCGGAAGATCCGCCTCGGCGCCTTCATCATGGCGACGGGTCACCATGTCGCCGCCTGGCGCCATCCACAAGCCGAAGCCGATGCCGGCCACAATATCGATCACTATCGGGGACTTGCCCAGACGGCCGAGCGTGGCCTCTTCGACCTTGTCTTCGTCGCCGACAGTCCGGCCGGCTGGGATGGCGACAAGGAGCCGGAAATCCGCTCCCGCGTGAGCCATTCGGCCCATTTCGAGCCGGTGACGCTCTGGTCCGCGCTGTCGCAGGTCACCGACAGGATCGGCTTTGTGGCCACGGCCTCGACGACCTACGAGGACCCGTACCTCCTGGCACGTAAATTCGCCTCGCTCGATCATATCAGCAAGGGGCGGGCTGCGTGGAACGTGGTCACGACGGCCGCGGACGTTTCAAAGAACTTTTCGATTGCCGGCCATCCAGCCCATGCCAACCGTTACGAGCGGGCTGAAGAGGTGGTCGATCTGGTGCTCGATCTCTGGGACAGCTATGAAGATGATGCGCTGGTGATCGACAAGGAAAGCGGCGTCTTTCTGGACCCCGCCAAAGTGCATCAGGTCAATCATCATGGCCAGTTCTTCGATGTGGCGGGCCCACTCAATGTCGCCCGCTCGCCACAGGGCCGGCCCGTCGTCGTACAGGCCGGCGCCTCGGAGGCCGGCCGCAATCTGGCGGCGCGCACGGCCGAGGTGATCTTTACCGCAAACCAGACGCTGGCAGCCGGCCAGGAGTTCTACGCCGATCTCAAGGGGCGTCTGGCCAAGTATGGGCGGCGCCCGGACCAGCTGCTGATCATGCCCGGTATCTTTCCGGTTCTCGGCGGCACCGAGGTGGAGGCACAGGAGAACTATGAGTTCATCCAGTCGTTGGTCCATCCTTCCATCGCCTGGGCCATCCTCAAGCAGTACTACGTGGGTGTCGATCTTTCAGGTTATTCCCTCGACGACGTGGCGCCGCCCCTGCCTGGTGACACTGAACTCAACAAGAGCCGCCTCAAGCTCGTATCTGACCTGGCCAGTACCGGCCTCACCCTGCGCCAGCTTTATCTGTCGCTGGCTACGGCGCGCGGGCATCGCACGGTAGTCGGCACGCCTGAGCAAATCGCCGATGCCATCGAGGTGTGGTTCAACAATGGCGCGGCGGACGGCTTCAATATCATGCCGCCGATCCTGCCCACGGGCCTGACCGATTTCGTCGACCAGGTGGTGCCGATCCTGCAACGGCGCGGACTGTTCCGCACCGAGTACGAAGGGTCGACGCTGCGGCAAAACCTCGGTCTTGAGCGCCCGGTCAATCGCTTCCTTGCTCGCGACACCCAGCAGCAGCGGAGCGCCTGA
- the msuE gene encoding FMN reductase, whose amino-acid sequence MSQLNIVGFAGSSSTPSRTRSLVETVVAQTAGRVGAETRIYDLVDIHPSLGATLDARHAPPDLVELIDTITAADALVVGSPVYKGTYTGLFKHLFDLIDPKALKDKPIVLTATGGSERHALVVDHGLRPLFAFFSADILSTGIYATEPDFTDYLPSSDNLRSRIGRVVDELSWRLNATRGTTLAQSA is encoded by the coding sequence ATGAGCCAGTTGAACATCGTGGGCTTTGCCGGCTCGTCTTCCACGCCATCCCGCACCAGGAGCCTGGTCGAAACCGTGGTCGCGCAGACTGCGGGACGCGTGGGAGCAGAGACCAGAATCTATGACCTGGTCGACATCCATCCCTCGCTCGGCGCCACGCTCGATGCGCGCCACGCCCCGCCGGATCTGGTGGAGTTGATCGACACCATCACCGCTGCCGATGCGCTGGTTGTCGGCTCGCCGGTGTACAAGGGCACTTATACGGGTCTTTTCAAGCACCTTTTCGATCTCATTGACCCCAAGGCGCTCAAGGACAAGCCGATCGTGCTCACGGCGACCGGCGGCAGCGAGCGCCATGCGCTGGTGGTCGACCATGGGTTGCGTCCGCTTTTTGCGTTCTTCTCCGCCGACATCCTGTCCACCGGCATCTACGCCACCGAGCCCGATTTTACCGACTACCTGCCCTCGAGCGACAACCTCAGGTCGCGCATCGGTCGGGTCGTCGACGAGCTGAGCTGGCGTCTCAATGCCACCCGCGGAACAACCCTGGCGCAGAGCGCCTGA
- a CDS encoding aliphatic sulfonate ABC transporter substrate-binding protein: MITRRQTLQLLAAGAAALALPTAGRAQDSATQFRIGWQKGGVFALAKNSGAIEKRLAPRGITVTWAEFTSGPPLLEALGANAIDFGSTGDVPPLFAQAAGGDLVYVAATPGSLDGSAILVKQASPIQSLADLKGKKVAFKRGSSSHNFIVKALRSVDLTLDDITPLDLGPPDAAPAFANNQIDAWVIWDPYYAIAAEDPDTRVLTTTEGVVDSYGFYQANGAYAAENPTIVAEVLDELRLVGEAAQTDLDATAEAISASNGVPVPITRITLGRKGANLGAIIPLDDDIVAYQQALADEFYNLKIIPRSLTIRDIVWSPPAL, from the coding sequence ATGATCACTCGCAGACAGACCCTTCAACTCCTCGCTGCCGGAGCGGCAGCGCTGGCCCTCCCCACTGCCGGCCGGGCGCAGGACAGCGCCACCCAGTTCCGCATCGGCTGGCAAAAGGGCGGCGTCTTTGCGCTCGCCAAAAACAGCGGCGCAATCGAAAAGCGGCTCGCGCCGCGCGGCATCACGGTGACGTGGGCAGAGTTCACCTCCGGTCCTCCGCTGCTCGAAGCGTTGGGCGCCAATGCCATCGACTTCGGCTCGACCGGCGACGTGCCGCCGCTCTTTGCGCAGGCCGCGGGCGGCGACCTCGTCTATGTGGCCGCGACGCCCGGAAGCCTCGATGGCTCGGCAATCCTCGTCAAACAGGCATCTCCGATCCAGTCGCTGGCGGACTTGAAAGGCAAGAAGGTCGCCTTCAAACGCGGGTCGAGCTCGCACAACTTCATCGTCAAGGCGCTGCGCTCGGTCGATCTCACGCTCGATGACATCACGCCTCTCGACCTTGGCCCACCGGATGCCGCCCCGGCCTTCGCCAACAACCAGATCGACGCCTGGGTCATCTGGGATCCTTACTACGCCATTGCCGCTGAAGATCCCGACACCCGCGTGCTGACCACCACGGAAGGCGTCGTGGATTCTTACGGCTTCTACCAGGCCAACGGCGCCTATGCGGCCGAGAATCCGACGATCGTCGCGGAGGTGCTCGATGAGCTGCGCCTGGTGGGCGAAGCAGCGCAGACCGATCTCGATGCGACGGCCGAGGCCATTTCAGCCTCCAACGGGGTGCCGGTGCCGATCACGCGGATCACGCTCGGCCGCAAGGGAGCGAACCTGGGTGCCATCATTCCGCTCGACGACGACATCGTCGCCTACCAGCAGGCGCTGGCGGACGAGTTCTACAATCTCAAGATCATTCCGCGATCGCTGACGATCCGCGACATCGTGTGGTCACCCCCGGCGCTCTGA
- a CDS encoding ABC transporter permease subunit, which translates to MTLAAELGKPISLPKHPRKPVRRAHLLPSPNVLLPFILPFTIILLWQAASSFGWITNRLMPAPIQVVWAFWDKLTSGELAVNIQASAVRAVSGLLVGGSIGFLLGLANGVSRISHALTDTTLQMLRTIPNLALIPLVILWFGIGEEAKLFLTALGVFFPIYLNTLHGVRNVDPQLIEMGRVYGMNGWTLFRKVIFPGALPSIFVGLRFSLGIMWLTLIVAETMAASSGIGHMANSAREFMMTDVVILALVIYALLGKLADVIAQSLERLTLSWNPAYQKPVKA; encoded by the coding sequence ATGACCCTCGCTGCTGAACTCGGTAAGCCAATCTCCCTGCCCAAGCATCCACGAAAACCTGTGCGTCGCGCACACCTCCTGCCGTCACCGAACGTGCTGCTTCCCTTCATCCTGCCATTCACCATCATCCTGCTTTGGCAGGCTGCGTCGTCCTTTGGATGGATCACCAACCGGCTGATGCCGGCCCCGATCCAGGTCGTCTGGGCCTTCTGGGACAAGCTGACCAGCGGTGAGCTGGCCGTCAACATCCAGGCCAGCGCCGTTCGCGCGGTCTCGGGCCTCTTGGTCGGCGGCTCGATCGGCTTCCTGCTTGGGCTCGCCAATGGCGTCTCGCGCATCAGCCACGCCCTGACCGACACGACATTGCAGATGCTGCGCACCATACCCAATCTGGCGCTCATACCCCTAGTCATCCTGTGGTTCGGGATCGGCGAGGAAGCCAAGCTGTTCCTGACGGCGCTCGGGGTGTTCTTCCCGATCTACCTCAATACGCTGCATGGTGTGCGTAATGTCGATCCGCAGCTCATCGAGATGGGTCGCGTCTACGGCATGAACGGATGGACGCTGTTCCGGAAAGTGATCTTTCCCGGGGCTCTGCCGTCGATCTTCGTCGGACTGCGCTTCTCGCTGGGGATCATGTGGCTCACGCTGATCGTCGCCGAAACCATGGCCGCATCCTCCGGCATCGGCCACATGGCCAATTCTGCCCGCGAGTTCATGATGACGGATGTGGTCATTCTCGCTCTCGTCATCTACGCGTTGCTGGGCAAGCTGGCCGACGTCATTGCCCAATCCCTGGAACGCCTGACGCTCTCGTGGAACCCCGCTTATCAGAAACCGGTGAAAGCATGA
- a CDS encoding ABC transporter ATP-binding protein has protein sequence MSTIARTKNVWGRDIEPEYEARPPRPREQSRGVGIRIRGLEKRFGDVTVLHDLDLDVPAGQFLAIVGKSGCGKSTLLRLLVGLDAPTSGSISFVGQEGAPTEPNSRIVFQEPRLLPWASVIDNVVVGLGENVGRREARDRAEAALNEVQLAEKAGEWPSRLSGGQRQRAALARALVSEPGFLALDEPLGALDALTRITMQALIERVWREQGFTALFVTHDVSEAVALADRVIVLDEGRIALDITVEHDRPRQRGAADLAEIEGRLLKGIFK, from the coding sequence ATGAGCACGATCGCCCGTACCAAGAACGTCTGGGGCCGCGATATCGAGCCCGAATACGAAGCCCGCCCGCCGCGCCCAAGAGAACAGAGCCGAGGTGTCGGCATCCGCATTCGCGGCCTCGAAAAACGTTTCGGCGACGTCACCGTCCTGCATGATCTCGATCTTGACGTTCCGGCAGGGCAGTTTCTGGCCATCGTGGGCAAAAGTGGCTGCGGGAAAAGCACGCTGCTGCGCCTCCTCGTCGGGCTCGATGCGCCCACCTCCGGAAGCATCAGCTTCGTCGGCCAGGAGGGTGCTCCGACAGAACCCAACTCGCGGATCGTCTTCCAGGAGCCGCGGCTGCTCCCCTGGGCCAGCGTCATCGACAATGTGGTCGTGGGGCTTGGCGAGAACGTGGGCCGGCGCGAAGCACGCGACCGTGCCGAGGCGGCACTGAACGAGGTGCAGCTTGCCGAAAAGGCGGGCGAGTGGCCGTCGCGGCTTTCGGGGGGACAGCGGCAACGCGCCGCACTGGCCCGAGCTCTGGTCAGCGAGCCGGGATTTCTCGCGCTCGACGAACCCTTGGGGGCTCTCGATGCACTGACCCGCATCACCATGCAGGCGTTAATCGAGCGGGTCTGGCGCGAACAGGGATTTACCGCCCTGTTCGTCACCCACGACGTCAGCGAGGCCGTGGCGCTCGCCGATCGCGTCATCGTGCTGGATGAAGGGCGGATCGCCCTCGACATTACGGTCGAGCACGATCGACCGCGCCAGCGTGGTGCCGCCGACCTCGCCGAAATCGAGGGCCGGTTGCTCAAGGGCATCTTCAAGTAG
- a CDS encoding FAD/NAD(P)-binding protein → MTTTARRSVTIIGGGASGVLLAAHLLRDPETDIRVTLLERRGQFGQGLAYSARLRDHRVNVPARGMSAFADDPDHFWRWLQQRDYPAPHGSWVFVPRRLYGTYLEHVLSQAGQSRPGRLIVLAEEAVSVRETRQGMETVLDNGTVITSDYAVLAVGHETQPSRGRGIAVRVGSDRDTPLDPEAPVMILGSGLSMVDAWLTLAETSHRGHVLVVSRNGLLPMGHQDVEPLLIDESDVPFGTGLLHFLRWFRRLIAETEARGGNWRSVIDGLRPFNQRIWQSWTGASKRQALRHLRPWWNIHRHRLPPELHARLSGAVSSGQVELVAAEFLGIERHGDGVRATLRRRGGTERSTIDVARVYDCGGVTVDVKASSNPVIRDLIGKEAGQPDALHIGLDVDERCFVIDGTGKPSRHLLAVGPLTRGRFFEIEAVPDIRRQCDDIAQRLIGL, encoded by the coding sequence ATGACCACCACTGCCCGCCGATCCGTGACTATCATCGGAGGCGGTGCCAGCGGGGTGCTTCTTGCAGCGCATCTGCTGCGCGATCCGGAAACCGATATCCGGGTCACGCTGCTGGAGCGTCGCGGTCAGTTCGGTCAGGGGCTCGCCTATTCCGCCCGGTTGCGCGATCATCGCGTGAACGTGCCGGCGCGCGGCATGAGTGCCTTTGCCGATGATCCCGATCATTTTTGGCGCTGGCTGCAGCAGCGCGATTATCCTGCGCCCCACGGATCGTGGGTGTTCGTGCCCAGACGCCTCTACGGTACCTATCTCGAGCATGTCCTGAGCCAGGCCGGGCAATCCCGTCCGGGCCGCCTGATCGTCTTGGCGGAAGAGGCGGTTTCGGTGCGCGAGACGCGACAGGGCATGGAAACCGTTCTCGATAATGGCACGGTCATCACCAGCGACTATGCGGTTCTCGCGGTTGGGCACGAGACGCAGCCGTCGCGCGGCCGCGGCATCGCCGTGCGCGTCGGGTCGGACCGGGATACGCCGCTCGATCCCGAGGCGCCGGTGATGATCCTGGGATCGGGGCTCAGCATGGTGGATGCCTGGCTGACGCTGGCCGAAACGAGCCACCGCGGCCATGTGCTTGTCGTCTCGCGCAATGGCCTTCTGCCCATGGGCCATCAGGATGTCGAGCCTCTTTTGATCGATGAGTCAGACGTGCCGTTCGGGACGGGCCTGCTGCATTTTCTGCGCTGGTTCCGGCGGCTCATCGCCGAGACCGAGGCGCGTGGCGGCAATTGGCGGAGCGTCATAGACGGGCTTCGGCCGTTCAATCAGCGCATCTGGCAAAGCTGGACCGGCGCCAGCAAGCGTCAGGCGCTGCGCCATCTGCGGCCGTGGTGGAATATCCATCGCCACCGCCTACCGCCCGAATTGCATGCGCGGCTGAGTGGGGCCGTTTCCTCGGGGCAGGTGGAACTGGTCGCGGCCGAGTTTCTGGGCATAGAACGGCATGGAGATGGCGTGCGCGCCACCCTGCGCCGACGCGGCGGCACCGAGCGCAGCACGATCGACGTCGCCCGCGTCTACGATTGCGGCGGGGTGACTGTTGACGTGAAAGCCAGTTCAAACCCGGTTATTCGCGATCTGATCGGCAAGGAAGCGGGGCAACCCGACGCGCTCCATATCGGGCTCGATGTGGACGAGCGTTGTTTCGTCATCGACGGCACCGGCAAGCCGTCACGGCATCTTCTGGCCGTGGGACCGCTCACACGCGGACGGTTCTTTGAAATTGAAGCCGTTCCGGACATCCGCCGCCAGTGCGACGACATCGCCCAACGGCTGATCGGCTTGTGA
- a CDS encoding IclR family transcriptional regulator: MSGAIDKTLGILEFLAERPQGANLVDIATGLNQSRSGCHRTLIELIAYGYVRQTQRGEYRLTTKLPAMGVGWFSKSGLVDIAQPSLQRLAEVSGELVRLGIVDGERLTLVAKAQGANSGLLYDPDMGIDLKLSCSAAGHAILMTLGKDEAISAVSRQGLGDPKDFGPDAPTSIEQLMTMLESHRRRGYALLRDVYAPGLNSMAAPVLRRGDRPTAAIVIAGPAVRFTEDRMTACGSTLIQSANELALIGSASPLLESRSGGTWGNRG; the protein is encoded by the coding sequence ATGAGCGGCGCAATCGACAAGACACTTGGCATCCTCGAATTTTTGGCAGAGCGCCCGCAAGGCGCAAACTTGGTGGATATTGCCACCGGGCTCAATCAGTCGCGCAGCGGCTGCCACCGGACACTCATCGAGTTGATTGCCTACGGCTACGTCCGGCAGACACAACGAGGCGAATACCGTCTCACCACCAAACTGCCGGCGATGGGGGTGGGCTGGTTCAGCAAGTCGGGCCTGGTCGACATCGCACAGCCCAGCCTGCAGCGCCTCGCCGAAGTGTCGGGCGAACTTGTTCGTCTGGGCATTGTGGACGGCGAACGACTGACGCTTGTCGCCAAGGCGCAAGGAGCCAATTCTGGGCTGCTTTACGATCCTGACATGGGCATCGATCTCAAGCTCTCCTGCAGCGCCGCGGGACATGCGATCCTTATGACCCTAGGCAAAGACGAGGCCATCAGCGCGGTCAGTCGCCAAGGTCTTGGCGACCCAAAAGATTTTGGTCCCGATGCGCCGACCAGCATCGAGCAATTGATGACAATGCTGGAATCTCATCGCCGCCGGGGCTACGCGCTACTGCGCGACGTCTATGCGCCCGGGCTGAATTCCATGGCAGCCCCCGTTCTCCGTCGCGGCGATCGGCCCACCGCCGCGATCGTCATTGCCGGACCAGCCGTAAGGTTCACCGAGGATCGAATGACCGCCTGCGGCAGCACCCTCATCCAGAGCGCAAACGAACTCGCTCTTATCGGCAGCGCGTCGCCATTGCTGGAGTCCCGATCCGGCGGCACCTGGGGTAATCGCGGCTGA
- a CDS encoding TRAP transporter substrate-binding protein, with product MTSVTRRLACAFMLGGALLASSMTAATAQDQRELKFAMSLAGDHPLGLAGQEFADLVAEKSGGSLTVSLYPNAVLGSDQQNLSAVRGGTLDFTIMATGLLAGIDPRFQVFDLPFMFNNSEEAYALSDGPTGSDLMAGLADDGIHGLGIWDLGFRNMTNNRRPIAALEDFQGLKLRVIASPIYIELFTQLGANPVPMTFGEVYGALEAGAIDGQDNPLAVIQSAKFEEVQDYLSLTRHIYTGMPFLMSQETWGELTPEHQSVISEAAEEAKLFGRNLVQEQEVSAIEQLGQEMEVNEPTAEEIARLREAVKPVVDKFAADVGADVMAAATSELEALR from the coding sequence ATGACATCTGTGACAAGGCGCCTTGCTTGCGCATTTATGCTGGGCGGCGCGCTGCTGGCGTCGTCGATGACGGCGGCGACCGCCCAGGACCAGCGCGAGCTCAAGTTCGCCATGAGTCTTGCCGGGGATCACCCGCTCGGACTTGCGGGCCAGGAATTCGCTGACCTGGTGGCCGAGAAGAGTGGTGGCTCGCTCACCGTGTCGCTGTACCCCAATGCCGTGCTTGGTAGCGACCAGCAGAACCTCAGTGCCGTCCGCGGCGGGACGCTCGATTTCACCATCATGGCGACTGGCCTGCTGGCCGGCATCGATCCGCGCTTCCAGGTGTTCGACCTGCCCTTCATGTTCAACAATTCCGAAGAAGCGTATGCGCTCAGCGACGGGCCGACCGGAAGCGATCTCATGGCCGGCCTTGCAGATGACGGCATCCATGGCCTGGGCATATGGGACCTCGGTTTCCGCAACATGACCAATAACCGCAGGCCCATCGCGGCGCTCGAGGACTTCCAGGGTCTCAAGCTTCGGGTCATCGCTTCGCCGATCTACATCGAGCTTTTCACCCAGCTTGGCGCCAATCCAGTGCCGATGACCTTTGGCGAGGTCTATGGCGCGCTCGAAGCCGGCGCCATCGACGGGCAGGACAACCCGCTCGCTGTCATCCAGTCCGCCAAGTTTGAGGAAGTGCAGGATTATCTGTCGCTGACGCGCCACATCTACACCGGCATGCCATTCCTGATGAGCCAGGAAACCTGGGGCGAACTCACCCCCGAACATCAGTCGGTGATCAGCGAGGCGGCCGAAGAGGCCAAGCTCTTTGGGCGTAATCTCGTGCAGGAGCAAGAAGTCTCGGCCATCGAACAGCTGGGTCAGGAGATGGAAGTCAACGAACCGACAGCCGAGGAAATTGCCCGGCTGCGCGAGGCGGTCAAGCCGGTGGTCGACAAGTTTGCCGCCGATGTCGGCGCTGACGTGATGGCTGCCGCCACCTCTGAACTCGAAGCATTGCGCTAG
- a CDS encoding TRAP transporter small permease, with the protein MKRLLDLYCRALKWIAVLLLFIMVLLVFGNVVLRYAFNSGITVAEELSRWLFMWLTFLGSIYALREHQHLGTDTLISRLPPRGRQLCLIVANLFMLWVCWLIFSGALAQTRLNWNVTAPSSGFSLGWFYSAGIVFAVSAAVILIEQIIWLVRGNIPRSATAEEQA; encoded by the coding sequence ATGAAACGGCTGCTCGATCTTTATTGCCGCGCGCTCAAGTGGATCGCGGTGCTCTTGCTTTTCATCATGGTGTTGCTGGTTTTCGGCAATGTCGTGTTGCGCTATGCGTTCAATTCTGGGATCACCGTCGCCGAAGAACTGTCGCGCTGGCTGTTCATGTGGCTGACCTTCCTGGGCAGCATCTATGCCCTCCGCGAACATCAGCATCTTGGCACCGATACGCTGATCTCGCGCTTGCCGCCGCGCGGACGACAGTTGTGCCTGATCGTCGCAAATCTCTTTATGTTGTGGGTTTGCTGGTTAATCTTCTCCGGCGCACTGGCGCAAACGCGTCTCAACTGGAACGTCACGGCACCTTCGAGCGGCTTTTCGCTGGGCTGGTTCTATTCGGCCGGCATCGTCTTTGCGGTGTCCGCCGCGGTCATTCTCATCGAACAGATCATCTGGCTGGTGCGCGGCAATATTCCGCGCAGCGCCACGGCGGAGGAGCAGGCATGA
- a CDS encoding TRAP transporter large permease has translation MTLLVFVGSLLAAMAIGVPVAFALLISGGALMWQLNMFDAQIIAENVIHGADSYPLLAVPFFLLAGEIMNKGGLSRRLINLALSLVGHVHGGLGYVAILASVLLAALSGSAVADAAMLAALLLPMMVAAGHDPARSAGLIAASSLVAPIIPPSIGFIVFGVAANVSISRLFMAGIAPGIMLAIAVTVTWWFMSRRDNVQPQPRRSFGEVMVALREAGFALVMPVIIIVGLKMGVFTPTEAGVVAAVYATLISLLVYRELTWQMLFQSFADAARTSAVVMLLVAAAAVSAWLITVANIPQQVVSMLEPLIANPMLLMAAMMVLVIIVGTALDLTPTILILVPVLMPLVKAAGIDPVYFGVVFMINCAIGLITPPVGVVLNTVAGIGRVSMDRVTAGVWPFMLAQFAFMFLLVLFPELVTVPAQWFR, from the coding sequence ATGACACTTCTGGTCTTTGTGGGATCACTGCTGGCCGCCATGGCAATTGGGGTGCCGGTCGCCTTCGCGCTGCTGATTTCGGGCGGCGCACTGATGTGGCAGCTCAACATGTTCGACGCGCAAATCATCGCTGAGAACGTCATTCATGGCGCCGACAGTTATCCTTTGCTCGCTGTTCCGTTTTTCCTGCTTGCCGGCGAGATCATGAACAAGGGCGGCTTGTCCCGCCGCCTGATCAACCTGGCGCTTTCGCTGGTCGGCCATGTTCATGGCGGACTGGGCTATGTCGCCATCCTTGCCTCCGTGCTCCTGGCCGCACTGTCAGGTTCGGCCGTCGCCGACGCGGCGATGCTGGCCGCGCTGTTGCTCCCCATGATGGTCGCCGCGGGCCACGATCCAGCGCGGTCTGCGGGCCTCATCGCTGCGTCCAGCCTGGTGGCGCCAATCATTCCGCCCAGCATTGGCTTCATCGTTTTCGGCGTTGCCGCCAATGTGTCGATTTCGCGCCTGTTCATGGCCGGTATTGCTCCTGGCATCATGCTGGCCATCGCTGTCACCGTGACCTGGTGGTTCATGTCACGCCGTGACAATGTCCAGCCGCAGCCGCGGCGCTCGTTCGGTGAAGTCATGGTGGCACTCCGCGAGGCGGGATTTGCGCTGGTGATGCCGGTCATCATCATCGTCGGCCTCAAGATGGGTGTCTTCACACCGACCGAAGCCGGCGTCGTTGCGGCGGTCTATGCAACGCTGATCAGCCTGCTTGTCTATCGCGAACTCACCTGGCAGATGCTCTTCCAGTCTTTTGCGGATGCTGCCCGGACCAGTGCCGTTGTGATGCTGCTGGTTGCCGCCGCGGCCGTCAGCGCCTGGCTGATCACGGTCGCCAATATTCCTCAGCAAGTTGTATCTATGCTTGAGCCGCTGATCGCCAATCCAATGCTGCTGATGGCTGCCATGATGGTACTGGTCATCATCGTTGGCACGGCGCTCGATCTGACGCCGACCATTCTGATCCTCGTGCCCGTGCTGATGCCGCTGGTCAAGGCAGCGGGGATCGACCCGGTCTATTTCGGGGTTGTCTTCATGATCAACTGCGCCATCGGCCTCATCACGCCACCGGTTGGCGTGGTGCTCAACACGGTAGCCGGCATTGGGCGCGTCAGCATGGACAGGGTTACCGCAGGGGTCTGGCCGTTCATGCTGGCCCAGTTCGCCTTCATGTTCCTGCTCGTGCTGTTCCCGGAACTGGTGACTGTTCCAGCACAGTGGTTCCGATAG
- a CDS encoding pseudouridine synthase: protein MARLILFNKPYGVLSQFTGGGPGETLADFVNVPDVYAAGRLDKDSEGLLLLTDDGQLQAQISSPRYNKEKTYLVQVEGEPSDAALDQLRNGVMLKDGPTRAAKARRIDPPELWDRKPPVRFRKSVPDSWIELTITEGRNRQVRRMSAAVGLPTLRLVRWRIADWTLDGVAPGAWREVRAGVAPSRR, encoded by the coding sequence ATGGCCCGTCTCATCCTTTTCAACAAGCCCTATGGGGTGCTTTCGCAATTTACCGGCGGTGGGCCGGGCGAGACGCTGGCCGATTTCGTCAATGTGCCTGACGTGTACGCGGCCGGTCGTCTCGACAAGGATAGCGAAGGCCTACTGCTTCTGACCGATGACGGGCAGTTGCAGGCGCAGATTTCGTCGCCTCGCTACAACAAGGAAAAGACCTATCTGGTGCAAGTCGAGGGCGAGCCGTCCGATGCGGCGCTGGACCAGCTGCGCAATGGGGTCATGCTCAAGGACGGACCGACGCGCGCCGCCAAGGCGAGGCGCATCGATCCTCCCGAGCTCTGGGATCGGAAGCCGCCCGTGCGGTTCCGGAAAAGCGTGCCGGACAGCTGGATCGAATTGACCATCACCGAGGGGCGCAATCGGCAGGTCCGCCGCATGAGCGCAGCCGTCGGGCTTCCCACATTGCGTTTGGTGCGCTGGCGGATCGCCGACTGGACGCTTGATGGCGTCGCGCCGGGCGCGTGGCGCGAGGTCAGGGCAGGGGTGGCGCCCTCGCGCCGCTGA